The Xanthomonas indica genome has a segment encoding these proteins:
- a CDS encoding TonB-dependent receptor, whose product MTRRPLSSAIALVLLVAPGLALAADAATDSTAATEPTVDLDPVTVTAKLEAARNALSPDIGSSQYAISAEDIARLPLGASTPLNQVLLQAPGVVQDSYGGIHVRGDHANLQYRINGVMIPESISGFGQTLDPRTIKNIRLLDGALPAQFGDRTAAVVDITTKNGVELGDGGSVGITGGSYGTLNPNASWWGSDGRFSWFASGNYLQNRIGMENPTDSDNPIHDKTHQGKGFADLSYLLNENTRLSLLVGYANNRFQIPNNPGQTPAFTYQGISTFDSSQLDENQRENTRFGTLVLQGALGDTSYQLSAGQRYSSVAFSPDIAGDLIFNGIASQVQRANRASTLQADFSTPWGGTHTLRYGVYGNFEHANASNNAYVFPANDDGSQSSDVPLFIPDASRFHASTYAVYLQDEWQPSDAWTINYGVRGDRYKAFGTTEGQLSPRLGVVWHASDSTTLHAGYARYFTPPATELISTSDIALYDGTTNQQSAAGGPTKPLSERSDYYDLGISQMVGDHLTLGLDTYYRKADRLQDEGQFGAAYVYSTFNYRYGRIRGAEFSADYSNGPINAYFNAAYSKAMGKRVMTSLYNFDPDALAYAYDHWIHLDHDQKLTSSGGINYALADDSRIGADYLFGSGLRTDADGVPNGGELPAYFQLNLSAGHDFALASSHPLHAQLAVLNVLDRHYQLRDGGGIGVFAPQWAPRRGVYLSLQQDF is encoded by the coding sequence ATGACACGTCGCCCACTCTCCTCCGCCATCGCCCTGGTCCTGCTGGTCGCCCCGGGTCTCGCCCTCGCCGCAGACGCCGCCACCGACAGCACCGCTGCCACCGAACCGACCGTCGATCTCGATCCGGTCACCGTCACCGCCAAGCTGGAAGCCGCGCGCAACGCGCTGTCGCCTGACATCGGCAGCAGCCAGTACGCGATCAGCGCCGAGGACATCGCCCGCCTGCCGCTGGGCGCCTCCACCCCGCTCAACCAGGTGCTGCTGCAGGCGCCGGGCGTGGTCCAGGATTCCTACGGCGGCATCCACGTGCGCGGCGACCACGCCAACCTGCAGTACCGCATCAACGGCGTGATGATTCCCGAGTCCATTTCCGGCTTCGGTCAGACCCTGGACCCGCGCACGATCAAGAACATCCGCCTGCTCGACGGCGCGCTGCCGGCGCAGTTCGGCGACCGCACCGCGGCGGTGGTCGACATCACCACCAAGAACGGCGTGGAACTGGGCGACGGCGGCAGCGTCGGCATCACCGGCGGCTCCTACGGCACGCTCAACCCCAACGCCTCGTGGTGGGGCAGCGACGGCCGCTTCAGCTGGTTCGCCAGCGGCAACTACCTGCAGAACCGCATCGGCATGGAGAACCCGACCGACAGCGACAACCCGATCCACGACAAGACCCACCAGGGCAAGGGCTTCGCCGACCTCAGCTACCTGCTGAACGAAAATACCCGGCTCAGCCTGCTGGTCGGCTACGCCAACAACCGCTTCCAGATCCCCAACAACCCGGGGCAGACCCCGGCATTCACCTACCAGGGCATCAGCACCTTCGATTCCTCCCAGCTCGACGAGAACCAGCGCGAGAACACCCGCTTCGGCACCCTGGTGCTGCAGGGCGCACTCGGCGACACCAGCTACCAGCTGTCGGCCGGCCAGCGTTACAGCAGCGTCGCGTTCTCCCCGGACATCGCCGGCGACCTGATCTTCAACGGCATCGCCTCGCAGGTGCAGCGCGCCAACCGCGCCAGCACCCTGCAGGCCGACTTCTCCACGCCGTGGGGCGGCACGCATACCTTGCGCTACGGTGTGTACGGCAACTTCGAACACGCCAACGCCAGCAACAACGCCTACGTGTTCCCGGCCAACGACGACGGCAGCCAGAGCAGCGACGTGCCGCTGTTCATCCCCGACGCCAGCCGCTTCCACGCCAGCACCTACGCGGTGTACCTGCAGGACGAATGGCAGCCGAGCGACGCCTGGACCATCAACTACGGCGTGCGCGGCGACCGCTACAAGGCCTTCGGCACCACCGAGGGCCAGCTCAGCCCGCGCCTGGGCGTGGTCTGGCATGCCAGCGACAGCACCACCCTGCACGCCGGCTACGCCCGCTACTTCACCCCGCCGGCCACCGAACTGATCTCCACCAGCGACATCGCCCTGTACGACGGCACCACCAACCAGCAGTCGGCAGCAGGCGGCCCGACCAAGCCGCTGAGCGAGCGCAGCGACTACTACGACCTGGGCATCTCGCAGATGGTCGGCGACCACCTGACCCTGGGCCTGGACACGTACTACCGCAAGGCCGACCGCCTGCAGGACGAAGGCCAGTTCGGCGCCGCCTACGTCTATTCCACCTTCAACTACCGCTACGGCCGCATCCGCGGCGCCGAGTTCAGCGCCGACTACAGCAACGGCCCGATCAACGCCTACTTCAACGCGGCGTACAGCAAGGCCATGGGCAAGCGGGTGATGACCAGCCTGTACAACTTCGACCCGGATGCGCTGGCCTACGCCTACGACCACTGGATCCACCTGGACCACGACCAGAAGCTGACCTCCTCCGGCGGCATCAACTACGCCCTGGCCGACGACAGCCGCATCGGCGCCGACTACCTGTTCGGCAGCGGCCTGCGCACCGATGCCGACGGCGTGCCCAACGGCGGCGAGCTGCCGGCGTACTTCCAGCTCAACCTCAGCGCCGGTCACGACTTCGCCCTGGCTAGCAGCCACCCGCTGCACGCGCAGCTGGCGGTGCTCAACGTGCTCGACCGCCACTACCAGTTGCGCGACGGCGGCGGCATCGGCGTGTTCGCGCCGCAGTGGGCGCCGCGTCGTGGCGTCTACCTGAGCCTGCAGCAGGACTTCTGA
- a CDS encoding class II 3-deoxy-7-phosphoheptulonate synthase: MNLSAAAVSESASSSWSPASWRERPALQMPVYPDPQALEATLAELRHLPPLVTSWEIFALKKQLAEAQEGKRFLLQGGDCAENFSDCESGTISNRLKVLLQMSLVLVHGLRLPVVRVGRYAGQYAKPRSADTETRDGVTLPSYRGDVVNGPEFTAQARVPDPRRMITAHSRSAMTMNFVRALIDGGFADLHHPEYWNLSWVGYSPLAEDYQKMVASIGDAVRFMETLSGAQLYNLNRVDFYTSHEALLLPYEEALTREVPRQWGWFNLSTHYPWIGMRTAALDGAHVEYFRGIRNPIAIKVGPSAQPDQLLRLIDVLNPEDEPGRLTFIHRMGAAQIAEKLPPLLEAVKRDGRRVLWVCDAMHGNTESTSNGYKTRRYQNVLGEVEQSFDIHAAAGTRLGGVHLELTGEDVTECTGGARELTERDLERAYRSSVDPRLNYEQSLEIAMAIVRKQNGRTVATPLA; encoded by the coding sequence ATGAATCTGTCTGCCGCCGCCGTGTCCGAATCCGCCTCGTCGTCCTGGTCGCCCGCCAGTTGGCGCGAGCGGCCGGCGCTGCAGATGCCGGTGTATCCGGATCCGCAGGCGCTGGAGGCCACGCTGGCGGAACTGCGGCACCTGCCGCCGCTGGTCACCTCCTGGGAAATCTTCGCGCTGAAGAAGCAACTGGCCGAGGCGCAGGAAGGCAAGCGCTTCCTGCTGCAAGGCGGCGATTGCGCGGAGAACTTCAGCGATTGCGAATCCGGCACCATTTCCAACCGGCTCAAGGTGCTGCTGCAGATGAGCCTGGTGCTGGTGCACGGCCTGCGCCTGCCGGTGGTGCGGGTCGGTCGCTATGCCGGGCAATACGCCAAGCCGCGCTCGGCCGACACCGAGACCCGCGACGGCGTGACCCTGCCCAGCTACCGCGGCGACGTGGTCAACGGCCCGGAATTCACCGCGCAGGCGCGGGTGCCGGATCCGCGGCGCATGATCACCGCGCACTCGCGTTCGGCGATGACCATGAACTTCGTGCGTGCGCTGATCGACGGCGGCTTCGCCGACCTGCACCATCCCGAGTACTGGAACCTGAGCTGGGTCGGCTATTCGCCGCTGGCCGAGGACTACCAGAAGATGGTGGCCTCGATCGGCGATGCGGTGCGCTTCATGGAGACCCTGTCCGGCGCGCAGCTGTACAACCTCAACCGGGTCGATTTCTACACCTCGCACGAGGCCTTGCTGCTGCCCTACGAGGAAGCACTGACCCGCGAGGTGCCGCGGCAGTGGGGCTGGTTCAACCTCAGCACGCACTATCCGTGGATCGGCATGCGCACCGCGGCGCTGGACGGCGCGCACGTGGAGTATTTCCGCGGCATCCGCAATCCGATCGCGATCAAGGTCGGCCCGTCGGCGCAGCCGGACCAGTTGCTGCGCCTGATCGACGTGCTCAATCCGGAAGACGAGCCGGGCCGGCTGACCTTCATCCACCGCATGGGTGCTGCGCAGATCGCCGAGAAGCTGCCGCCGCTGCTGGAGGCGGTGAAGCGCGACGGCCGCCGCGTGCTGTGGGTGTGCGATGCGATGCACGGCAACACCGAGAGCACCAGCAACGGCTACAAGACCCGGCGCTACCAGAACGTCCTGGGCGAGGTGGAGCAGTCGTTCGACATCCACGCCGCGGCCGGTACCCGCCTGGGCGGCGTGCATCTGGAGCTGACCGGCGAGGACGTCACCGAGTGCACCGGCGGCGCGCGCGAACTGACCGAGCGCGACCTAGAGCGCGCCTACCGCTCCAGCGTGGATCCGCGGCTGAACTACGAGCAGTCGCTGGAGATCGCGATGGCGATCGTGCGCAAGCAGAACGGGCGCACCGTCGCCACGCCGCTGGCGTAG
- a CDS encoding mechanosensitive ion channel domain-containing protein: MTLDLHWVPWRAYTVPIGAALILGFLAWWLLLRIAQRMRGRDYRRARIVRVVSVPVAFLLPMLMLSFALESTPLDEAALTDLQHLLHIGMIGCVTWLLVRGVAALETAILRSHPIEVADNLTARRVQTQTRVLARVAMGTIILFGTSIVLLTFPAVRQIGTTLLASAGIIGLVAGIAAKPVFGNLIAGLQIALTQPIRLDDVVIVEGEWGRIEEIGSSYVVVRIWDERRMVVPLTWFIENPFQNWTRSSADLLGTAFLWLDYRTPIAQVRAELERICKSEPLWDGRVCVTQVTDTSERTIQVRLLVSARNSGDAFDLRCIVRERMLDFLVRAHPYALPLLRAEVAPEPVRLSHPPVRASDSEAMRSPGAEDGAPAVNATTDGERAAR; encoded by the coding sequence TTGACCCTCGATCTTCACTGGGTGCCCTGGCGCGCCTATACGGTGCCGATCGGCGCCGCGCTGATTCTCGGTTTCCTGGCCTGGTGGCTGCTGCTGCGCATCGCCCAGCGCATGCGCGGCCGCGATTACCGGCGCGCGCGCATCGTGCGCGTGGTCAGCGTGCCGGTCGCCTTCCTGCTGCCGATGCTGATGCTCAGCTTCGCGCTCGAGTCCACGCCGTTGGACGAGGCGGCGCTGACCGACCTGCAGCACCTGCTGCACATCGGCATGATCGGCTGCGTGACCTGGCTGCTGGTGCGTGGCGTGGCGGCGCTGGAGACGGCGATCCTGCGCAGCCATCCGATCGAGGTGGCGGATAACCTGACCGCACGTCGCGTGCAGACCCAGACCCGGGTACTGGCGCGGGTGGCGATGGGTACGATCATCCTGTTCGGTACTTCGATCGTGCTGCTGACCTTTCCGGCGGTGCGGCAGATCGGCACCACCTTGCTGGCCTCGGCCGGCATCATCGGCCTGGTCGCCGGTATCGCCGCCAAGCCGGTGTTCGGCAACCTGATCGCCGGCCTGCAGATCGCGCTGACCCAGCCGATCCGGCTCGACGACGTGGTCATCGTCGAAGGCGAGTGGGGCCGCATTGAGGAGATCGGCAGCTCCTACGTGGTGGTGCGGATCTGGGACGAGCGGCGCATGGTGGTGCCGCTGACCTGGTTCATCGAGAACCCGTTCCAGAACTGGACGCGCAGCAGCGCCGACCTGCTCGGCACCGCGTTCCTGTGGCTGGACTACCGCACGCCGATCGCGCAGGTGCGCGCCGAACTGGAGCGCATTTGCAAGAGCGAGCCGCTGTGGGATGGCCGGGTCTGCGTGACCCAGGTGACCGACACCAGCGAGCGCACGATCCAGGTGCGCCTGCTGGTCAGTGCGCGCAACTCCGGCGATGCCTTCGACCTGCGCTGCATCGTGCGCGAACGCATGCTGGATTTCCTGGTGCGCGCGCATCCTTATGCGCTGCCGCTGCTGCGCGCGGAAGTGGCGCCGGAGCCGGTACGGCTGTCGCATCCGCCGGTACGCGCCAGCGACTCGGAGGCGATGCGTTCGCCTGGCGCCGAGGATGGAGCGCCGGCAGTGAATGCGACTACGGACGGGGAACGCGCGGCGCGCTGA
- a CDS encoding DUF2127 domain-containing protein, which yields MAADKAYNPDPHAHPGLHLIALLEAGKGLLAVLAATGLELMGPAPLRAGVDKLIVRFSLDPDHGALPSLLTMISPGAVHLAAAGMLAYGVLHLIEAWGLWRAKAWASLLGCVSAAIYLPFDVYAIVRHPGWASWAVLAINLAVVGILARDLVRRRRHPPAA from the coding sequence ATGGCCGCCGACAAGGCGTACAACCCGGATCCGCACGCGCATCCGGGCCTGCACCTGATCGCACTGCTGGAGGCCGGCAAGGGCCTGCTCGCGGTGCTGGCGGCCACGGGGCTGGAACTGATGGGTCCGGCCCCGCTGCGCGCGGGGGTGGACAAGCTGATCGTGCGCTTCAGCCTGGATCCGGACCACGGTGCCCTGCCCTCGCTGCTGACCATGATCAGCCCCGGCGCGGTGCACCTGGCCGCCGCCGGCATGCTCGCCTACGGCGTGCTGCACCTCATCGAGGCCTGGGGCCTGTGGCGCGCCAAGGCCTGGGCCTCGCTGCTGGGCTGCGTCTCCGCGGCCATCTACCTGCCATTCGACGTGTACGCGATCGTGCGCCACCCCGGCTGGGCGTCGTGGGCGGTGCTGGCGATTAACCTCGCCGTGGTCGGCATCCTGGCCCGCGATCTGGTGCGGCGCCGGCGGCATCCGCCGGCGGCCTGA
- the typA gene encoding translational GTPase TypA: MSIENLRNIAIVAHVDHGKTTLVDCLLKQSGTLSERTVLAERVMDSNDQEKERGITILAKNTAITWQGNRINIVDTPGHADFGGEVERVLSMVDTVLILVDAMDGPMPQTRFVTQKAFAMGFKPIVVVNKIDRPGARPDWVIDQVFDLFDKLGATNEQLDFPIVYTSALNGYASLDDSVRDGDMTPLYEAIMQHAPKPDVDPDGPFQMRISQLDYNNFVGVIGIGRIQRGVLKKNMPVAVIDREGKKRQGKVLQVLGFLGLERIEQDSAQAGDIVAISGIQELTISDTVCALEAPEALPPLTVDEPTISMTFQVNNSPFAGNKDLSGGKFLTSRQLKDRLERETVHNVALKVQQLEDADKFLVSGRGELHLSVLIENMRREGFELAVSRPEVIIKEIDGQLMEPVEQLVVDIEEQHQGGVMEKLGIRKGQLKNMEPDGKGRVRLDYMIPARGLIGFQNEFRTLTQGSGLLFHVFDHYGPKEQGAIAKRQNGVMIANAPGATPAYALGPLEERGRLFAAEGDNVYEGQLVGIHSKDNDLTVNAIKTKPLTNMRASGKDDAIKLTPAIKYTLEQALDFIEDDELVEVTPKEIRLRKKHLTENERKRAGRAG; the protein is encoded by the coding sequence ATGTCCATCGAAAATCTTCGCAATATCGCCATCGTCGCCCACGTCGACCACGGCAAGACCACCCTCGTCGACTGCCTGCTGAAGCAGTCCGGCACCCTGTCCGAGCGCACGGTGCTGGCCGAGCGCGTGATGGACAGCAACGACCAGGAAAAGGAACGCGGCATCACCATCCTGGCCAAGAACACCGCCATCACCTGGCAGGGCAACCGCATCAACATCGTCGACACCCCCGGACACGCCGACTTCGGCGGCGAGGTGGAGCGCGTGCTGTCGATGGTGGACACCGTGCTGATCCTGGTCGACGCGATGGACGGCCCGATGCCGCAGACCCGCTTCGTGACCCAGAAGGCCTTCGCGATGGGCTTCAAGCCGATCGTGGTGGTCAACAAGATCGACCGCCCCGGCGCGCGTCCGGACTGGGTGATCGACCAGGTATTCGACCTGTTCGACAAGCTCGGCGCCACCAACGAGCAGCTCGACTTCCCGATCGTCTACACCTCGGCGCTGAACGGCTACGCCTCGCTGGACGACAGCGTGCGCGACGGCGACATGACCCCGCTGTACGAAGCGATCATGCAGCACGCGCCGAAGCCGGACGTGGATCCGGACGGCCCGTTCCAGATGCGCATCAGCCAGCTGGACTACAACAACTTCGTCGGCGTGATCGGCATCGGCCGCATTCAGCGCGGCGTGCTGAAGAAGAACATGCCGGTGGCGGTGATCGACCGCGAAGGCAAGAAGCGCCAGGGCAAGGTGCTGCAGGTGCTGGGCTTCCTGGGCCTGGAGCGCATCGAGCAGGACAGCGCGCAGGCCGGCGACATCGTCGCCATCTCCGGCATCCAGGAACTGACCATTTCCGACACCGTGTGCGCGCTGGAAGCCCCCGAGGCGCTGCCGCCGCTGACCGTGGACGAGCCGACCATCTCGATGACCTTCCAGGTCAACAACTCGCCGTTCGCCGGCAACAAGGACCTGTCCGGCGGCAAGTTCCTGACCAGCCGCCAGCTCAAGGACCGGCTGGAGCGCGAGACCGTGCACAACGTGGCGCTGAAGGTGCAGCAGCTGGAAGACGCCGACAAGTTCCTGGTGTCCGGCCGTGGCGAACTGCACCTGTCGGTGCTGATCGAGAACATGCGCCGCGAAGGCTTCGAACTGGCCGTGTCGCGCCCGGAAGTGATCATCAAGGAGATCGACGGGCAGCTGATGGAGCCGGTCGAGCAGCTGGTGGTGGACATCGAAGAGCAGCACCAGGGCGGCGTCATGGAGAAGCTGGGCATCCGCAAGGGCCAGCTCAAGAACATGGAGCCGGACGGCAAGGGCCGCGTGCGCCTGGACTACATGATCCCGGCGCGTGGCCTGATCGGCTTCCAGAACGAGTTCCGCACCCTGACCCAGGGCTCGGGCCTGCTGTTCCACGTGTTCGACCACTACGGCCCGAAGGAACAGGGCGCCATCGCCAAGCGCCAGAACGGCGTGATGATCGCCAACGCGCCGGGCGCCACCCCCGCCTACGCGCTGGGCCCGCTGGAAGAGCGCGGCCGTCTGTTTGCCGCCGAAGGCGACAACGTGTATGAAGGGCAGCTGGTCGGCATCCACTCCAAGGACAACGACCTGACCGTCAACGCGATCAAGACCAAGCCGCTGACCAACATGCGCGCCTCGGGCAAGGACGATGCGATCAAGCTGACCCCGGCGATCAAGTACACGCTGGAGCAGGCGCTGGACTTCATCGAGGACGACGAACTGGTCGAAGTCACCCCGAAGGAGATCCGCTTGCGCAAGAAGCACCTGACCGAAAACGAGCGCAAGCGCGCCGGTCGCGCGGGCTGA
- a CDS encoding peptidylprolyl isomerase, which translates to MSLIAHFDTVRGPIKIELYPDKAPLTVANFVNLAKRGFYDGLNFHRVIADFMIQGGCPEGSGRGGPGYRFEDETNNGVRHDRGVLSMANAGPSTNGSQFFITHVATPWLDGKHTVFGKVLEGLDVVDSVAQGDVINKITIEGDADAVLAAKADRVAEWNRTLDA; encoded by the coding sequence ATGTCCCTGATCGCCCATTTCGACACCGTCCGCGGCCCGATCAAGATCGAGCTGTATCCCGACAAGGCCCCGCTGACCGTGGCCAACTTCGTGAACCTGGCCAAGCGCGGCTTCTACGACGGGCTGAACTTCCACCGCGTGATCGCCGACTTCATGATCCAGGGCGGCTGCCCGGAAGGCTCCGGCCGCGGCGGCCCGGGCTACCGCTTCGAGGACGAGACCAACAACGGCGTGCGCCACGACCGCGGCGTGCTGTCCATGGCCAATGCCGGCCCCAGCACCAACGGCAGCCAGTTCTTCATCACCCACGTCGCCACCCCGTGGCTGGACGGCAAGCACACCGTGTTCGGCAAGGTGCTCGAGGGCCTGGACGTGGTCGACAGCGTCGCCCAGGGCGACGTGATCAACAAGATCACCATCGAAGGCGACGCCGACGCGGTGCTGGCGGCCAAGGCCGACCGCGTCGCCGAGTGGAACCGCACGCTCGACGCCTGA
- a CDS encoding glutaredoxin family protein, producing the protein MTMRPLVLCLLLLAIGGGVHAWWRSTTSAPSAALAAGDPRRLTGDDGIVMLAADWCGYCRRQQADFARAQVRYTVLDVEQEAGRQAAAALGLEGVPITVIGQHVVEGYDTAALDLHLQPLGYRVY; encoded by the coding sequence ATGACGATGCGCCCCCTTGTGTTGTGCCTGCTGCTGCTCGCCATCGGCGGTGGCGTGCACGCGTGGTGGCGCAGTACGACTTCGGCGCCGTCGGCCGCACTGGCCGCCGGCGACCCGCGGCGGCTGACCGGCGATGACGGCATCGTCATGCTCGCCGCCGACTGGTGCGGCTACTGCCGCCGGCAACAGGCCGATTTCGCCCGCGCCCAGGTCCGCTACACGGTCCTGGACGTGGAGCAGGAGGCCGGCCGCCAGGCCGCCGCCGCGCTGGGCCTGGAAGGCGTGCCGATCACCGTCATCGGCCAGCACGTGGTCGAAGGCTACGACACCGCCGCCCTGGACCTGCACCTGCAGCCGCTGGGCTATCGCGTCTACTGA
- a CDS encoding malate dehydrogenase, which yields MKAPVRVAVTGAAGQIGYALLFRIASGEMLGKDQPVILQLLELPMEKAQAALKGVMMELEDCAFPLLAGMVGTDDAEVAFKDADIALLVGARPRGPGMERKDLLLENAKIFTAQGAALNKVAKRDVKVLVVGNPANTNAYIAMKSAPDLNPKNFTAMLRLDHNRALSQLSLKLGKPVGGIEKLVVWGNHSPTMYPDYRFATADGASIAEAINDQEWNAGTFIPTVGKRGAAIIEARGLSSAASAANAAIDHVRDWVLGSNGKWVTMGVPSDGSYGIPEGVIFGFPVTTENGKYTIVKDLPIDDFSQKYVDKTLAELEEERSGVAHLLG from the coding sequence ATGAAAGCACCCGTTCGTGTTGCCGTGACCGGCGCCGCCGGCCAGATCGGTTATGCCCTGCTGTTCCGCATCGCCTCGGGCGAAATGCTGGGCAAGGACCAGCCGGTGATCCTGCAGTTGCTGGAACTGCCGATGGAGAAGGCCCAGGCCGCGCTGAAGGGCGTGATGATGGAGCTGGAAGACTGCGCGTTCCCGCTGCTGGCCGGCATGGTCGGCACCGACGACGCCGAAGTGGCGTTCAAGGACGCCGACATCGCCCTGCTGGTCGGCGCGCGTCCGCGCGGCCCGGGCATGGAGCGCAAGGACCTGCTGCTGGAGAACGCCAAGATCTTCACCGCGCAGGGCGCGGCGCTGAACAAGGTGGCCAAGCGCGACGTCAAGGTGCTGGTGGTCGGCAACCCGGCCAACACCAACGCCTACATCGCCATGAAGTCGGCGCCGGACCTGAACCCGAAGAACTTCACCGCCATGCTGCGCCTGGACCACAACCGCGCGCTGAGCCAGCTCTCGCTCAAGCTCGGCAAGCCGGTCGGCGGCATCGAGAAGCTGGTGGTGTGGGGCAACCACAGCCCGACCATGTACCCGGACTACCGCTTCGCCACCGCCGATGGCGCTTCCATCGCCGAGGCGATCAACGACCAGGAATGGAATGCCGGTACCTTCATCCCGACCGTGGGCAAGCGCGGCGCGGCGATCATCGAAGCGCGCGGCCTGTCCTCGGCCGCCTCGGCCGCCAACGCCGCCATCGACCACGTGCGCGACTGGGTGCTGGGCAGCAACGGCAAGTGGGTGACGATGGGCGTGCCGTCCGACGGCTCCTACGGCATCCCGGAAGGCGTGATCTTCGGTTTCCCGGTCACCACCGAGAACGGCAAGTACACCATCGTCAAGGATCTGCCGATCGACGACTTCAGCCAGAAGTACGTCGACAAGACCCTGGCCGAGCTGGAAGAAGAGCGCAGCGGCGTGGCCCACCTGCTGGGCTGA
- a CDS encoding LysR family transcriptional regulator has protein sequence MNLIHWRLYVAVVECGSISAGAARCGITQSGASQAIAQMEHVLGAALLLRERGRIRPTPFGARALGHARAMLAELGQLQALARAQRAPAAPSLRVAGFASSRPWLAPRLRAFERAHPDTGVVWLEGSDEEVEAWLAAGTVDLGVVLDPAPERAAIVFGTDEWLAVLPPALVRPQARDIALAELLALPFVLATGGCWLHAQRLAERAGLAIADLRLQVRDWSSAWTLVRDGAGASLLPASVLPAERDGVQVLSLQPRLQRRFALVAAAHPASAALQLRAFLEQAISSATDPP, from the coding sequence ATGAATCTGATCCACTGGCGGCTGTACGTCGCCGTCGTCGAGTGCGGCAGCATCAGCGCCGGTGCCGCGCGCTGCGGCATCACCCAATCCGGCGCCAGCCAGGCCATCGCGCAGATGGAGCACGTGCTGGGCGCCGCGCTGCTGCTGCGCGAGCGTGGACGGATTCGGCCGACCCCGTTCGGCGCGCGTGCGCTGGGACATGCGCGGGCGATGCTGGCCGAACTGGGGCAACTGCAGGCGCTGGCCAGGGCGCAGCGTGCGCCCGCCGCGCCGTCGCTGCGGGTGGCCGGATTCGCCTCGTCGCGGCCGTGGCTGGCGCCGCGCCTGCGCGCGTTCGAGCGGGCGCATCCGGACACGGGCGTGGTCTGGCTGGAAGGCAGCGACGAGGAAGTCGAGGCCTGGCTGGCGGCCGGGACGGTCGACCTGGGCGTGGTGCTGGACCCGGCGCCGGAGCGCGCTGCCATCGTGTTCGGCACGGACGAGTGGTTGGCAGTGCTGCCGCCGGCGCTGGTGCGCCCGCAGGCGCGCGACATCGCCCTGGCGGAGCTGCTGGCGCTGCCGTTCGTGCTGGCCACCGGCGGCTGCTGGCTGCATGCGCAGCGCCTGGCCGAACGCGCCGGGCTGGCGATCGCCGACCTGCGCCTGCAGGTGCGCGACTGGTCCAGCGCCTGGACCCTGGTGCGCGACGGCGCAGGCGCCAGCCTGCTGCCGGCGTCGGTGCTGCCGGCCGAGCGCGACGGCGTGCAGGTGCTGTCGTTGCAGCCGCGGCTGCAGCGTCGCTTCGCGCTGGTCGCCGCGGCGCACCCGGCGTCTGCCGCACTGCAGTTGCGCGCGTTCCTGGAGCAAGCCATTAGCAGCGCTACTGACCCGCCCTGA
- the gstA gene encoding glutathione transferase GstA — MHLYAAPGACFLAPHIVLRELQLPFRLVHVDNRSKRTAEGEDFRAINPKGYVAALQLDDGQVLTEGPAILLYLADRCPQAALAPPADAGALPRYRLYEWLAFINSELHAGSVPLFDAGLAPERRAAVAARLLQRYGHAESALHARPYLLGDRFSVADAYLFTVLGWLPRFGLSLAAHPALATYATRIAQRPSVVAALAAEQALQPA, encoded by the coding sequence ATGCATCTCTATGCCGCTCCTGGCGCCTGTTTCCTGGCGCCGCACATCGTGCTGCGCGAACTGCAGTTGCCGTTCCGGCTGGTGCACGTGGACAACCGCAGCAAGCGCACCGCCGAGGGCGAGGACTTCCGCGCGATCAATCCCAAGGGCTATGTGGCCGCGCTGCAACTGGACGATGGCCAGGTGCTGACCGAAGGGCCGGCGATCCTGCTGTACCTGGCCGACCGCTGTCCGCAGGCGGCGCTGGCGCCGCCCGCGGACGCAGGCGCCTTGCCGCGCTATCGCCTGTACGAGTGGCTGGCCTTCATCAACAGCGAACTGCATGCCGGCAGCGTGCCGCTGTTCGATGCGGGGCTGGCGCCGGAGCGGCGCGCTGCGGTGGCCGCGCGGCTGCTGCAGCGCTATGGCCATGCCGAGAGCGCGCTGCATGCGCGGCCATACCTGCTCGGCGACCGCTTCAGCGTGGCCGATGCCTACCTGTTCACCGTGCTCGGCTGGCTGCCGCGGTTCGGCCTGTCGCTGGCCGCGCATCCGGCGTTGGCCACCTACGCCACGCGCATCGCCCAGCGTCCCAGCGTGGTGGCGGCGCTGGCCGCCGAGCAGGCGTTGCAACCGGCCTGA